GCAATAATAGAAATTACTCCACGATGAAGAATTCCTCTTCTGTAGAACGTTTGGAGATGAAAAAGTTTTGTAAAACGTGCAATGAGCATACTACACATAAAGAAACAAAATAGATTAAGTAAGATAAATGATAATTGCGAATGTCCTTATTCTGTATATAAACTAAAGATCATGCACTATTTTTGGACAAGGCGGACGTTTCGTAAATCTCTAAACTAGTATATATGGGGGTTGCATCTGTGGGTCGTATCGGTAAGTTTTTTCGCGAAGTAAAAAGTGAAATGAAAAAAGTTTCATGGCCTAAACGTAAAGAATTAGTTAATTCAACAGTTACAGTATTAGCTACAGTTTTGTTCTTTGTAGTATTCTTCGCTGTAATTGACACAGGAATTTCTAAACTAATTCGACTTATTCTTGAATAAGTTAAAACTAATTGTGCTATAATGAGTGATAATGTTTAAAAAAAAGCCCGGTGACGGGTTTTTTAATTTGCAAGAAAGTTGACCGGGGAGGGAAGGACAAGTAGTCCTCTAACATGGAAAAAAGATGGTATGTAGTTCATACTTACTCAGGATATGAGAATAAAGTAAAAGCTAATTTAGAAAAACGTGTAGAAACAATGGGAATGCAGGATAAAATTTTCCGTGTAATAGTTCCAGAAGAATCAGAAGTAGAAATGAAGAACGGTAAAGAAAAAGTAACGAAACGTAAAGTGTTTCCAGGTTATGTGTTAGTTGAACTAGTCATGACTGACGATTCTTGGTATGTAGTTCGAAATACACCGGGAGTAACTGGTTTCGTTGGCTCAGCTGGATCTGGTTCAAAACCAACCCCACTTTTAGAAGAAGAAATTACACATATTCTAAAACATATGGGTCTAGATGAACAAATAATTGATTTTGATTTAGATGTAAATGAAGTTGTTCGATTAAAAGAAGGTCCGTTTGCGAATTATACTGGATCAATTAAAGAAATTGACTTCGAAAAGAAAAAAGTGACTGTGTTAGTAGAATTCTTTAATAAAGAAACGCCGGTAGAACTGGATTTACATCTTGTTGAAAAATTATAATACAAGACCTTGCATTTTTAATTTGAAAATGTTAGACTTTTAAAGGTCAATATGCATCGAAAAGATGGTATTAACTTCTGTATAAGAATATGCATGCAAATGCAAAACGATATGAGTGGGAGGGTGTAAAACCCCATTACCACATCACGGACTTAAGGAGGTGTGTCTCGTGGCTAAAAAAGTAATTAAAATGGTAAAATTGCAAATTCCTGCAGGGAAAGCAAACCCAGCACCACCAGTTGGTCCTGCACTAGGACAAGCAGGTGTTAACATCATGGGATTCTGTAAAGAGTTCAACGCTCGTACAGCTGACCAAGCTGGTCTAATTATTCCTGTTGAAATCACTGTATTCGAAGATCGTTCGTTTACATTCATTACGAAAACTCCTCCTGCTGCTGTACTTCTTAAAGTAGCGGCTGGTATCGAGTCTGGTTCAGGTGAACCAAATCGTAAAAAAGTAGCAACAGTTAAACGCGATAAAGTGCGTGAGATTGCTGAACAAAAAATGCCTGATTTAAATGCTGCTTCTGTTGAAGCTGCTATGCGTATGGTAGAAGGTACTGCACGTAGTATGGGTATCGTTATTGAAGACTAATCCCATCTTCAATAAGGTGTGATTGAGGAGGTTGCGAACATCGTTTGATGTGTTTTATCGCAACCTTTATTCGTGGGAGGAAAATCCGTTAAAACCACATTAGGAGGAATAAAACATGGCTAACAAAGGTAAAAAATACCAAGAAGCTATTAAATTAGTAGATCGTACAGCTGTTTACGCAGTAAACGAAGCTGTTGAACTTGTTAAAAAGACTACAACTGTTAACTTTGATGCAACAGTTGAAGTAGCATTCCGTTTAGGAGTAGACCCAAAGAAAGCTGACCAACAAATTCGTGGTGCAGTAGTTCTTCCGCACGGTACTGGTAAAGTACAACGTGTATTAGTATTCGCTAAAGGTGAAAAAGCTAAAGAAGCTGAAGCTGCTGGTGCTGATTTCGTAGGCGATGCTGACATGATTAACAAAATCCAACAAGGTTGGTTCGATTTTGATGTAGTAGTAGCAACTCCAGACATGATGGCTGAAGTTGGTAAATTAGGACGTGTATTAGGACCTAAAGGTTTAATGCCAAACCCGAAAACAGGTACAGTTACATTTGACGTAACAAAAGCTGTTAACGAAATCAAAGCTGGTAAAGTTGAATACCGTGTTGATAAAGCTGGTAACATTCACGTACCAATCGGTAAAGTATCTTTCGAAAACGAAAAGTTAGTAGAAAACTTTACAACAATCTTTGAAACTATGGTAAAAGTTAAACCTGCTGCTGCTAAAGGAACATACATGAAGAATGTTGCAATCACTTCAACTATGGGCCCTGGTATCAAAGTAGATCCAGCTAGTTTCTAAGATAAAAAACAAAGTTGACAATTCGACAAGAACTCTCTATAATGGAGATTGTCTTGCTAATTAAATAGACTACCGTAGACAGTAGGTGCTTAAGCTTAATATCCTACCGAGGTGTATAACTGATAAATTCGTGCATATACAACCTCCATGTCTTTTTTTGAAAAATTCGTGGAGGTTTTGCTATGGTTACACTTTTGCGGTATATACACTAAAATCCACAGGAGGTGTAATAAATGAGCGCAGTATTAGAAGCTAAAAAACAAGTTGTAACTGAAGTAGCTGCAAAATTACGTGATAGCAAAGCAACAGTTGTTGTTGACTACCGTGGTTTAAATGTTGCTGAAGTAACTGAATTACGTAAGCAATTACGTGAAGCTGGCGTTGAGTTCAAAGTTTACAAAAACACTTTAACTCGTCGTGCTGCTGAAGAGGCTGGTTTAGTTGGTTTAAATGAATCATTAACTGGTCCAAACGCAATCGCGTTTAGCATGGAGGATGTAATTGCTCCTGCTAAAGTAATCAACGATTTCGCTAAAAAACATGAAGCTTTAGAAATTAAAGCTGGTGTAATCGAAGGAAACGTTGCTACTGTTGAAGAAGTTAAAGCTCTTGCTGAACTTCCATCTCGCGAAGGTTTACTTTCTATGTTGCTTAGCGTGCTACAAGCACCAATCCGCAACTTCGCTCTTGCAACTAAAGCAGTTGCAGAACAAAAAGAAGAACAAGGCGCTTAATGCCAAGATCGCTTAAAATATATAATTTAAAGGTATAAACAAGGAGGAAATTAACAATGACTAAAGAACAAATCATTGAAGCAGTTAAAAACATGACTGTATTAGAATTAAATGACTTAGTAAAAGCAATCGAAGAAGAGTTCGGCGTAACTGCTGCTGCTCCTGTAGCTATGATGGGTGGCGCTGTTGAAGCTGCTGCTGAGCAAACTGAATTTGATTTAGTATTAGCTAGCCCTGGCGACCAAAAAATCAAAGTAATCAAAGTTGTTCGTGAATTAACTGGTTTAGGATTAAAAGAAGCTAAAGAATTAGTTGACAACACTCCTAAAGCAATTAAAGAAGGAATCAGCAAAGAAGAAGCTGAAGAAATGAAAGCTAAACTTGAAGAAGTTGGCGCTAACGTAGAAGTTAAGTAATTTCTAAAAGTTTTTAGAAAAGCTCGCATTTATGCGAGCTTTTTTTGTACATATGGGATTACTTTTGGAAAGACTGTTGATAAGTATATTTATGGAAGAAGGATTTTTTTATGGCAGATCATTATTTTACAAATCAACCGAATAGTAAAACTGATAAAAAGGTATTTTCGTTTACTCTGAGAGGTAATGATTTGAAATTCCAATCTGATTCGGGTGTTTTTTCTAGGAATGAAGTTGACTTTGGATCCCGTGTTTTAATTAACGCATTCACATTTCCAGAAATTGAAGGTAATATTTTAGATGTTGGATGTGGGTACGGCCCAATAGGATTATCAATCGCAAAAGATTGTACTAGTCGAATCGTGGAAATGGTTGATGTGAATTTAAGGGCAATTGAATTAGCGAAAGAAAATGCGAATGTAAATAAAATAGAAAATGTAAAAATCTATGAAAGTAGCATCTATGAAAATGTAATAGGTGAATATGCGGCTATTTTAACAAATCCGCCAATTCGTGCTGGAAAAAGTGTTGTTCATGAAATTTTAAAAGGGGCTCATGATAAATTACTTCCTGGTGGAGAGTTATGGGTAGTTATACAAAAGAAGCAAGGAGCGTCATCAGCTCTTGATTTATTAAAAGAGACTTTCGACGAGGTTGAGGTAGTAAAAAAGGATAAAGGATATTATATCATAAAAAGTAAAAAAGATTGACTGTAATTTTTGCTTGTGATAGTATTATTAAATGCCAATATATATTTATTTTCAAAAATGATTTTTTGAAAGTGGGTATATTTCTATATTCTTTGGAAATGATAGTAAAATGACTGTCGTTGAGTTTAATAAATGGTTTTCATTTTGAAACCATTTTATTTTTTGTTTAACAAGTAAGGGATGTTTTCTGCTTATTTGTTACTATTTTTTTGTTTTAAATACTCTTGATTTAAGGGGTGAATATGTTGACAGGTCAACTAGTTCAATATGGACGACACCGCCAACGCAGAAGTTATGCTCGTATCAGTGAAGTTTTAGAGTTACCTAACTTAATTGAAATTCAAACAGCATCTTACCAATGGTTCTTAGATGAAGGTTTGAGAGAAATGTTCCAAGACATTTCACCAATTGAGGATTTCACAGGTAATCTATCATTAGAATTCATTGATTACAGCCTAGGTGAGCCGAAGTATGTTGTAGAAGAATCGAAAGAGCGTGACGTAAACTACGCTGCTCCACTTCGAGTGAAAGTTCGCCTATTAAATAAGGAAACTGGCGAAGTTAAGGAGCAAGACGTTTTCATGGGGGATTTCCCACTGATGACGGACACAGGCACATTCATTATTAATGGTGCTGAACGTGTAATCGTTTCACAATTAGTACGTTCTCCAAGTGTGTACTATAGTGGAAAGATCGACAAAAATGGTAAAAAAGGTTTTACGGCTACAGTTATTCCGAACCGTGGTGCTTGGTTAGAATACGAAACGGACGCGAAGGATGTAGTTTATGTACGTATTGACCGTACAAGAAAATTACCTGTAACGGTACTACTACGTTCGCTTGGGTTTGGTACAGACCAAGAGATTCTAGACTTATTAGGCGAAAACGAATACCTACGTAATACTCTTGAAAAAGATAACACAGATAGCACTGAAAAAGCGCTTCTTGAAATCTATGAAAGATTACGTCCAGGTGAACCACCTACAGTAGAAAACGCTAAAAACCTATTAATTACTCGCTTCTTTGATCCGAAGCGTTATGACTTAGCTAGCGTTGGACGCTACAAAATAAATAAAAAATTACACATTAAAAATAGACTGTTTAACCAACGTATTGCAGAAACATTAGTGGATCCAGAAACTGGTGAAATTATTGTAGAAAAAGGGACAACTCTTGATCGCCGTACGTTAGACCGTATTCTTCCATTCTTAGAAAAGAATATCGGTGAAAAAGTTGCTCACCCTGCTGGTGGTGTATTAGAAGATGAGATTACTTTACAATCTATTAAAATTTACGCTCCTGTAGAAGATGGTGAACAAGTTATTCAAGTTATTGGAAATGCGAATGTAAGCAAAAGTGTGAAAAACATTTCACCTGCGGACATCATCGCTTCAATTTCTTACTTCTTTAACCTGCTACATAACGTAGGTGACACTGACGATATTGACCATTTAGGAAATCGTCGTTTACGTTCAGTTGGTGAATTACTTCAAAACCAATTCCGTATCGGTCTATCTCGTATGGAACGTGTAGTACGTGAACGTATGTCAATTCAAGATACAAACGCAGTTACTCCACAGGCATTAATTAATATTCGCCCTGTAATTGCTTCGATTAAAGAATTCTTTGGTAGTTCACAGCTATCTCAATTCATGGACCAAACAAATCCTCTTGCTGAATTAACTCATAAACGAAGACTATCAGCACTTGGACCAGGTGGTTTAACACGTGAACGTGCAGGATTTGAAGTGCGTGACGTTCAT
This genomic interval from Gottfriedia acidiceleris contains the following:
- the rpmG gene encoding 50S ribosomal protein L33 — its product is MRKKVVLSCANCNNRNYSTMKNSSSVERLEMKKFCKTCNEHTTHKETK
- the secE gene encoding preprotein translocase subunit SecE produces the protein MGVASVGRIGKFFREVKSEMKKVSWPKRKELVNSTVTVLATVLFFVVFFAVIDTGISKLIRLILE
- the nusG gene encoding transcription termination/antitermination protein NusG, whose protein sequence is MEKRWYVVHTYSGYENKVKANLEKRVETMGMQDKIFRVIVPEESEVEMKNGKEKVTKRKVFPGYVLVELVMTDDSWYVVRNTPGVTGFVGSAGSGSKPTPLLEEEITHILKHMGLDEQIIDFDLDVNEVVRLKEGPFANYTGSIKEIDFEKKKVTVLVEFFNKETPVELDLHLVEKL
- the rplK gene encoding 50S ribosomal protein L11, which encodes MAKKVIKMVKLQIPAGKANPAPPVGPALGQAGVNIMGFCKEFNARTADQAGLIIPVEITVFEDRSFTFITKTPPAAVLLKVAAGIESGSGEPNRKKVATVKRDKVREIAEQKMPDLNAASVEAAMRMVEGTARSMGIVIED
- the rplA gene encoding 50S ribosomal protein L1, which codes for MANKGKKYQEAIKLVDRTAVYAVNEAVELVKKTTTVNFDATVEVAFRLGVDPKKADQQIRGAVVLPHGTGKVQRVLVFAKGEKAKEAEAAGADFVGDADMINKIQQGWFDFDVVVATPDMMAEVGKLGRVLGPKGLMPNPKTGTVTFDVTKAVNEIKAGKVEYRVDKAGNIHVPIGKVSFENEKLVENFTTIFETMVKVKPAAAKGTYMKNVAITSTMGPGIKVDPASF
- the rplJ gene encoding 50S ribosomal protein L10, whose amino-acid sequence is MSAVLEAKKQVVTEVAAKLRDSKATVVVDYRGLNVAEVTELRKQLREAGVEFKVYKNTLTRRAAEEAGLVGLNESLTGPNAIAFSMEDVIAPAKVINDFAKKHEALEIKAGVIEGNVATVEEVKALAELPSREGLLSMLLSVLQAPIRNFALATKAVAEQKEEQGA
- the rplL gene encoding 50S ribosomal protein L7/L12, coding for MTKEQIIEAVKNMTVLELNDLVKAIEEEFGVTAAAPVAMMGGAVEAAAEQTEFDLVLASPGDQKIKVIKVVRELTGLGLKEAKELVDNTPKAIKEGISKEEAEEMKAKLEEVGANVEVK
- a CDS encoding class I SAM-dependent methyltransferase — protein: MADHYFTNQPNSKTDKKVFSFTLRGNDLKFQSDSGVFSRNEVDFGSRVLINAFTFPEIEGNILDVGCGYGPIGLSIAKDCTSRIVEMVDVNLRAIELAKENANVNKIENVKIYESSIYENVIGEYAAILTNPPIRAGKSVVHEILKGAHDKLLPGGELWVVIQKKQGASSALDLLKETFDEVEVVKKDKGYYIIKSKKD